In a genomic window of Treponema pectinovorum:
- a CDS encoding glutaredoxin domain-containing protein — protein MIKIYGSKMCPDCRACEFNFKNYGIEYEYLDVTESLKNLKQFLIYRDSDKIFDRLKAIHDIGLPACVGDDGKIFTDWESFLKEKGLKVLTEEGVTVQACSLDRKGC, from the coding sequence ATGATAAAAATCTACGGAAGCAAAATGTGTCCTGATTGCAGGGCGTGTGAATTCAATTTTAAAAATTACGGAATTGAATACGAATATCTGGACGTAACTGAAAGTTTAAAAAACTTAAAGCAATTTTTAATCTACAGAGATAGCGATAAAATTTTTGACCGTTTAAAGGCGATTCACGATATAGGTCTTCCAGCGTGCGTTGGAGATGATGGAAAAATTTTTACAGACTGGGAGTCATTTTTAAAAGAAAAAGGTTTAAAAGTTCTTACGGAAGAGGGCGTAACTGTTCAAGCGTGCAGTCTGGACAGAAAAGGTTGTTAG
- a CDS encoding metal-sensing transcriptional repressor, which produces MKSLTKNYCKDEQSLESVNDCCCSKRKTQRGYDEYKNLTNRLCRIEGQIKGIKRMLENNCYCPDILIQVSAVNSALNSFNKVLLASHLRTCVIDDIKNDKEGIIDELVATLQKLMK; this is translated from the coding sequence ATGAAATCCTTAACAAAAAATTACTGCAAAGATGAACAGTCGCTTGAAAGCGTAAACGATTGTTGCTGTTCAAAAAGAAAAACGCAAAGAGGTTATGACGAATACAAAAATCTTACCAACAGGCTATGCAGGATAGAAGGACAGATAAAAGGAATTAAGCGAATGCTGGAAAATAATTGCTACTGTCCCGACATCTTGATTCAAGTTTCTGCGGTAAATTCTGCCTTAAACTCTTTTAACAAAGTTTTGCTTGCAAGCCATCTGCGCACCTGCGTCATAGACGACATAAAAAATGACAAGGAAGGGATAATAGATGAACTTGTTGCAACTTTGCAAAAGCTCATGAAATAA
- a CDS encoding HD domain-containing phosphohydrolase, whose translation MRSSTKGKKLQTIIKIERLLGEIQDFDVLLERILTEARRMVRADAGSIYVVEDDRLKIKYAQNSTQLKKLPKGSKLPYVAFSFPISEKSIAGYTVVSGQIVNLKDAYHIPPEAPYSFNIETDLATGYKTVSMLCIPLKMANGRTLGVLQIINAKDRIGNITYFGEDEELFVKHFASSATQALEHAYLTVNMIKRMQKMAQYRDPKETYQHVERVSSFAIEIYDRWAVNNNIDLDEQQKFRDNLKIAAKCHDFGKIGIPDSILKKVSPRLTDEERAVMKGHTCVGGLLFADADSSLDIMCRDVALRHHEYWNGSPKGYPGKIDYLKYEPGQPVGNSEPLKGEEIPLAARIVAIADVFDALSHKRSYKTAWSLEDSFKEVQDLSGIQFDPDLVKAFMQVKDRIIAINETWKTHEA comes from the coding sequence ATGCGTTCATCGACGAAAGGAAAAAAACTTCAAACCATCATAAAAATTGAACGTTTGCTTGGCGAAATTCAGGATTTTGATGTTCTTTTAGAGCGCATCCTTACTGAAGCTCGAAGAATGGTTAGAGCTGACGCAGGTTCAATTTATGTTGTAGAAGACGACAGATTAAAAATAAAATATGCACAAAATAGCACACAATTAAAAAAATTGCCAAAAGGTTCAAAACTCCCGTATGTTGCTTTTTCTTTCCCTATAAGCGAAAAGTCTATTGCAGGTTATACTGTTGTTTCTGGACAAATCGTAAATTTAAAGGATGCATATCACATTCCTCCAGAGGCTCCTTACTCTTTTAATATCGAAACAGATTTAGCAACAGGATATAAAACCGTTTCCATGCTTTGCATCCCTTTAAAAATGGCTAACGGAAGGACTTTGGGAGTTCTTCAAATAATAAATGCAAAGGATAGAATCGGAAATATCACTTATTTTGGCGAAGATGAAGAGCTTTTTGTAAAACATTTTGCATCCAGTGCAACTCAAGCTCTTGAACATGCGTATCTTACGGTAAATATGATAAAGCGAATGCAGAAAATGGCGCAATATCGTGACCCTAAAGAAACGTATCAGCATGTAGAGAGAGTTTCGTCTTTTGCCATTGAAATTTATGACCGTTGGGCTGTTAACAACAATATAGATTTGGACGAGCAACAGAAATTCCGCGATAACTTAAAAATCGCTGCAAAGTGCCATGATTTTGGAAAAATCGGAATTCCAGATTCTATCCTAAAAAAAGTTTCTCCGAGGCTTACAGACGAAGAGCGAGCTGTGATGAAAGGGCACACTTGTGTTGGCGGACTTTTATTTGCAGATGCGGATTCTTCATTAGATATTATGTGCAGAGATGTTGCCCTCAGGCACCATGAATATTGGAACGGAAGTCCAAAAGGCTATCCCGGAAAAATTGATTATTTAAAATATGAACCTGGTCAACCAGTTGGAAATTCAGAACCACTCAAAGGCGAAGAAATTCCGCTTGCCGCTAGGATTGTTGCCATCGCTGATGTTTTTGATGCTTTAAGTCACAAACGTTCGTATAAAACTGCTTGGTCTTTGGAAGATTCTTTTAAAGAAGTTCAAGACTTGTCTGGAATTCAATTTGACCCAGACCTTGTAAAAGCATTTATGCAGGTAAAAGACAGAATAATAGCGATAAACGAAACTTGGAAAACACACGAAGCCTAA
- a CDS encoding C-GCAxxG-C-C family protein yields the protein MDIQERAELAANLKKSGECNCTQAVLKVFKDEIPVDEKTLLAMARGFAGGMGCLESTCGALIGAVIALGVIGGEKASPREAAKIHRAFVEKCGDSICKNLKGVGTGKVLCDCGDCVKNAVISLCEVTNI from the coding sequence ATGGATATTCAAGAAAGGGCGGAACTCGCTGCAAATTTAAAAAAATCTGGAGAATGCAACTGCACTCAGGCTGTTTTAAAAGTTTTTAAAGATGAAATTCCTGTTGATGAAAAAACTTTGCTTGCAATGGCTCGCGGTTTTGCAGGCGGAATGGGTTGCTTAGAAAGCACTTGTGGCGCTTTGATTGGGGCTGTTATCGCTTTGGGTGTAATTGGCGGAGAAAAAGCAAGCCCCAGAGAAGCGGCGAAGATTCATCGCGCCTTTGTAGAAAAATGTGGCGATTCAATTTGTAAAAATTTAAAAGGCGTTGGAACAGGAAAGGTGCTTTGCGACTGTGGCGACTGTGTTAAAAATGCGGTTATAAGCCTTTGCGAAGTAACAAATATCTAA
- a CDS encoding glycoside hydrolase family 3 N-terminal domain-containing protein: MKRFYFFSIFFIFALFSFLACNNDEKSSSKISEAKDEAIKDFVRNLQSEVKISQLFLVNIEGNQKFIPVETCKIFSEQKKQTPLLAGGCLFFGYNIAKTKDEVQTFIKSIHDFYLKNQNPPPFIAVDQEGGDVNRLKSLTNIFPSNKTVASKMTLEQAAKLYKEQADELCNLGFNMNLAPVVEVETPENFKFLGTRSFGSLQKVLEYAPLEINAFENQKVLTVLKHFPGNTNTDPHTGLPEIKLDLKTLNETYLLPFKELLPFSSAVLMSHARLCLVQSDIEENASDFDKDLFLHSKTFKGEPACLSNFWVGEVLRKHFSFAGLVISDDIFMGALALNGFPPDEAAIKAIESGTDIIMLSEKRYGEVAKLLLQKAASSSDFALKIDRAVERVIEYKIKAGLLEFEEVEDSLNQKQKSKSIFKVKIAKKFLDSISEDLD; encoded by the coding sequence ATGAAGCGATTTTATTTTTTTAGCATCTTTTTTATTTTTGCTTTATTTAGTTTTTTGGCTTGCAATAATGATGAAAAATCTTCGTCCAAAATTTCAGAGGCGAAAGACGAAGCGATAAAAGATTTTGTAAGGAATTTACAAAGCGAAGTAAAAATTTCTCAGCTTTTTTTGGTCAACATCGAAGGAAATCAGAAATTTATTCCAGTTGAAACTTGCAAAATTTTTTCCGAGCAAAAAAAACAAACGCCACTTCTTGCAGGCGGCTGCCTATTTTTTGGTTATAACATTGCAAAAACAAAAGACGAAGTTCAAACCTTTATAAAATCGATTCACGATTTTTATCTAAAAAATCAAAATCCACCTCCTTTTATCGCTGTTGACCAGGAAGGTGGCGATGTGAACCGATTAAAATCGTTGACGAATATTTTTCCTTCAAATAAAACTGTCGCTTCGAAAATGACTTTAGAACAAGCGGCAAAACTTTACAAAGAGCAGGCAGATGAACTTTGTAATTTGGGTTTTAATATGAATCTTGCTCCAGTTGTTGAAGTTGAAACTCCTGAAAATTTTAAATTTTTAGGAACTCGCTCGTTTGGAAGTCTCCAAAAAGTTTTAGAATACGCTCCGCTTGAAATAAATGCATTTGAAAATCAAAAAGTTTTAACAGTTTTAAAACATTTTCCGGGAAACACAAATACAGATCCTCATACAGGTTTGCCAGAAATTAAACTCGATTTAAAAACGCTAAACGAAACATATCTTTTGCCGTTTAAAGAACTTCTCCCATTTTCATCTGCGGTTTTGATGAGCCATGCACGCCTTTGTCTTGTGCAATCTGATATTGAAGAAAATGCGTCAGATTTTGATAAGGATTTATTTTTGCATTCAAAAACTTTTAAAGGAGAACCTGCTTGCCTTTCAAATTTTTGGGTTGGCGAGGTTTTGCGGAAACATTTTTCGTTTGCGGGGCTTGTAATAAGCGATGATATTTTTATGGGTGCACTTGCTTTAAATGGTTTTCCTCCAGACGAGGCTGCAATAAAAGCTATAGAAAGCGGAACGGATATAATCATGCTCAGCGAAAAACGTTATGGCGAAGTTGCAAAACTCCTGTTGCAAAAAGCCGCGTCGTCCTCGGATTTTGCTCTAAAAATTGATAGGGCAGTAGAGCGCGTTATTGAATACAAGATAAAAGCTGGCCTGTTAGAATTTGAAGAGGTCGAAGATTCTCTGAACCAAAAACAAAAATCAAAGTCAATTTTTAAGGTTAAAATCGCTAAAAAGTTTTTAGATTCAATTTCGGAGGATTTAGATTGA
- a CDS encoding RsmB/NOP family class I SAM-dependent RNA methyltransferase produces MKQKDRIQKKMGSEGFESYYSSIYKERWPILKAALLDSVNQSEFNAGGNESYFLDRASVRAVCSLPLDNAKSILDMCAAPGGKSLILAASMEKDASLLCNERSAERRLRLVHNIQNCLPEEVQNRITVIGKDGGLLCLSKENRFDRILLDAPCSSERHVLQDENYLKDWSPSRVKKLSFAQWTLLSSAWRMLNQNGYLLYSTCAMNQDENDCVIERLLKKFDDVQIFSPEIAIDVSSFCSKDLPQGEKTEFGVQILPDICENSGPIYFSLLHKKNI; encoded by the coding sequence TTGAAGCAAAAAGACAGAATTCAAAAAAAAATGGGTTCAGAAGGATTTGAATCTTATTATTCATCAATATATAAAGAACGCTGGCCTATTTTAAAAGCTGCACTTTTAGATAGCGTAAACCAAAGTGAATTTAATGCAGGTGGAAACGAAAGTTATTTTTTAGATAGGGCATCAGTTAGAGCTGTATGTTCCCTTCCGCTTGATAATGCAAAATCTATTTTGGATATGTGTGCCGCTCCTGGTGGTAAGTCTTTGATTTTAGCGGCGTCTATGGAAAAAGATGCAAGTCTTCTATGCAACGAGCGTTCTGCTGAGCGCAGGCTACGATTGGTTCATAATATTCAAAATTGTTTGCCAGAAGAAGTGCAAAATCGAATCACTGTGATTGGGAAAGATGGCGGACTTTTGTGCCTTTCAAAAGAAAATCGTTTTGACAGAATTTTGTTGGATGCGCCTTGCTCGTCTGAGCGGCATGTTCTTCAAGATGAAAATTATCTAAAAGATTGGTCGCCATCGCGCGTAAAAAAACTTTCATTTGCACAATGGACGCTTCTGTCGTCTGCATGGCGAATGTTAAATCAAAACGGCTATCTTCTTTATTCGACTTGTGCGATGAATCAAGATGAAAACGATTGTGTTATCGAGCGTCTTTTAAAGAAATTTGATGATGTTCAAATTTTTTCGCCAGAGATAGCAATTGATGTTAGTTCATTTTGTTCAAAAGATTTGCCGCAAGGAGAAAAAACAGAATTTGGCGTTCAAATTCTTCCTGACATTTGCGAAAATTCGGGACCGATTTATTTTTCTCTTTTACATAAAAAAAATATTTAA
- a CDS encoding DUF188 domain-containing protein translates to MYSFVIWIDADSCPLLVRNYVIDCAKSKSMNVSFVANREIPFPKDNPLFKMCITEKKTGSADDFIFENAKGADVVITRDIVFAARLVEKKICVMNDRGTIFTKDNIKERLLERNFYLNMAELGFGSNDNRYGQKELKKFETTFEKVTAQLRVNETFSRKK, encoded by the coding sequence GTGTATTCATTTGTAATCTGGATAGATGCGGATTCCTGCCCTCTTTTAGTAAGAAATTATGTTATTGATTGTGCAAAATCAAAATCGATGAATGTGAGTTTTGTCGCAAACAGAGAAATTCCTTTTCCTAAAGACAATCCGCTTTTCAAGATGTGCATAACAGAAAAAAAAACTGGCTCTGCCGACGACTTTATATTTGAAAACGCAAAAGGAGCAGACGTAGTAATAACGCGCGATATTGTATTTGCGGCAAGACTCGTAGAAAAAAAAATCTGCGTGATGAACGACAGAGGAACAATTTTTACAAAAGACAACATAAAAGAGCGCTTGCTGGAACGAAATTTTTATCTGAATATGGCAGAACTTGGATTTGGTTCAAACGATAACAGATACGGTCAAAAAGAACTTAAAAAATTTGAAACAACTTTTGAAAAGGTAACTGCTCAACTACGAGTGAACGAAACTTTTTCTCGAAAAAAATAA
- a CDS encoding methyl-accepting chemotaxis protein: MRLRLKSIFIKLILPIAVVLLISTVSLVFGLSKLIEARLFENEKAGITNAKFVVEDLIDQEIWNVHCLAKYSSELVCDFWDDKKSIESICKKQIENFDLEYIKIFDVDENLLYSSIGSKNSATEKLKDALKGKSFSGLKLANNGSFLAYSLFPLKVEEEIKGAIEVAQKINTPEFMDRMPESVGCHFAIIHGGKVIASSAKNLMNTSISAEVQSRLKKEKKLIETVEIAGATYLGQYWNGKGINDCIFLVAKSSISISRLSNQLKTIIFVAQLIASLLIIVSFVIFVYFVVRKPLKMTNKAVVELSSGETDLTYRLPEKGKDELQDLASGVNSFVSLLQDLVKELYSKSFEIQNVVQELGSNSQQTATATSQIMSNIEFVKGRTENQVKAVTHTNDIISKSGLSMQKLKENIVAQSSDLTESSAAIEQMLGNIKAVTASIDMMSSSFKDLTKLIKDGAQNVRATSDVMKQVEDKSKLLTEANNIIKSISAQTNLLAMNAMIESAHAGEAGKGFAVVADEIRKLAENSGNQAKSIEENVKDITNLINEGGRLSESSQQSFNTIDNQVNIVEPLVLQISNAMAEQNAGSSQILEALTNMKDESTLVDESSNQLSTAMGTVAQYMQSVSHISNTILTSMDKMATDSEQINQATNMVKDLALKTKVAVETIDNLIGKFKV; this comes from the coding sequence ATGCGCTTAAGACTAAAGTCCATTTTTATAAAGTTGATTTTACCTATTGCTGTGGTGCTTTTAATTTCTACAGTTTCGCTTGTTTTTGGGCTTAGCAAGCTTATTGAAGCAAGATTATTTGAAAACGAAAAAGCAGGTATAACAAATGCCAAATTTGTTGTAGAAGACTTGATAGATCAAGAAATTTGGAATGTTCATTGTTTAGCAAAATATTCTTCGGAACTAGTCTGCGATTTTTGGGATGACAAAAAATCAATAGAGTCTATTTGCAAAAAACAGATAGAAAATTTTGACCTAGAATACATAAAAATTTTTGATGTGGATGAAAATTTGCTTTATTCTTCCATAGGCTCAAAAAATTCTGCCACAGAAAAATTAAAAGACGCGTTAAAAGGGAAATCTTTTTCTGGCTTAAAACTTGCAAATAATGGTTCGTTTTTAGCGTATTCGCTTTTTCCTTTAAAAGTGGAAGAAGAGATTAAAGGTGCAATAGAGGTTGCACAAAAAATTAATACTCCAGAATTTATGGACAGAATGCCAGAAAGCGTTGGTTGCCACTTTGCTATAATTCACGGTGGCAAGGTTATCGCTTCTTCCGCAAAAAATTTGATGAATACTTCAATTTCTGCTGAAGTGCAAAGCAGATTAAAAAAAGAAAAAAAATTGATTGAAACGGTGGAAATTGCTGGTGCGACTTATTTGGGGCAATACTGGAATGGCAAAGGTATAAACGACTGCATATTTTTGGTTGCAAAGAGTTCTATTTCCATAAGTAGACTTTCAAATCAGTTAAAGACCATTATTTTTGTTGCCCAGTTAATTGCGAGCCTTCTGATAATAGTTTCTTTTGTAATTTTTGTTTATTTTGTTGTTCGTAAGCCGTTAAAGATGACGAACAAAGCCGTAGTGGAGCTTTCAAGTGGCGAAACGGATTTAACTTATCGCTTGCCAGAAAAAGGCAAAGATGAATTGCAGGATTTAGCAAGTGGTGTAAATTCGTTTGTATCTTTATTGCAGGATTTAGTAAAAGAACTGTATTCAAAATCCTTTGAAATTCAAAATGTTGTGCAGGAATTAGGCTCAAATTCTCAGCAGACAGCAACTGCAACTTCTCAAATAATGTCGAATATCGAATTTGTAAAAGGCCGCACAGAAAATCAAGTAAAGGCCGTAACTCATACAAACGATATAATTTCGAAATCTGGACTTTCAATGCAAAAATTAAAGGAAAACATAGTCGCGCAGTCTTCAGATTTAACAGAATCGTCGGCTGCCATTGAGCAGATGCTTGGGAACATAAAGGCTGTTACTGCGTCCATAGATATGATGTCGTCTTCGTTTAAAGATTTAACAAAACTCATAAAAGATGGCGCACAAAATGTAAGGGCAACCAGCGATGTAATGAAGCAGGTTGAAGATAAATCTAAACTTCTTACGGAAGCAAACAACATCATAAAATCGATTTCTGCACAGACAAACCTTCTTGCAATGAATGCGATGATTGAATCCGCCCATGCTGGAGAAGCAGGGAAAGGCTTTGCTGTTGTAGCAGATGAAATTAGAAAACTCGCTGAAAATTCAGGCAATCAAGCAAAATCGATCGAAGAAAATGTAAAGGATATAACAAATCTCATAAATGAAGGTGGAAGGCTTTCTGAATCTTCGCAGCAAAGTTTTAATACGATAGACAATCAAGTAAATATTGTTGAGCCATTGGTTCTTCAAATTTCAAATGCAATGGCAGAGCAAAATGCAGGTTCTTCGCAAATATTAGAAGCGCTTACAAATATGAAAGACGAATCAACACTTGTTGACGAAAGTTCAAATCAACTTTCAACTGCGATGGGAACTGTCGCTCAATATATGCAGTCGGTAAGTCATATTTCAAATACAATTTTGACAAGTATGGATAAGATGGCAACCGACTCCGAACAGATAAATCAAGCGACAAATATGGTAAAAGACCTTGCGCTAAAAACAAAAGTGGCTGTGGAAACTATAGATAATTTGATAGGCAAATTTAAAGTTTAA
- a CDS encoding heavy metal translocating P-type ATPase: MDKYEVSGMSCAACVARVEKAVSKVEGVSSCTVSLLTNSMGVEGNANGNEIIQAVKNAGYDAKPLNDSEKKSTSSSSLNQTEKLLENKETPILVKRLIYSSVLLLALMYVSMGRAMLNFPLPSWFTKGGTNYVAIGLLQMILSAVIMLINKKFFVSGFKSLVHASPNMDSLVAMGSGVSFVYSTIMLFGMSAAVMNGDNEKILHYMKNLYFESAAMIVTLITIGKLLESVSKGRTTSALKSLMKLAPKTATVIRDGNEVEIQIEDVRKEDIFVVRPGENIPVDGIIIEGNTAINESALTGESIPVDKKEGDEVSAATTNQTGFIKCRASRVGEDTTLSQIIRMVSDAAATKAPIAKIADKVSGVFVPVVILIATITFIIWLFVGAEFSFALRHAIAVLVVSCPCALGLATPVAIMVGSGVAAKNGILFKTSSSLEQAGRTKIVALDKTGTLTKGEPVVTDIVLNENSKDSNIETFLKKAASLESKSEHPLAKAIIQKAKDEKIELKEVKDFIALPGYGLSATLDGKKIAGGNFEYISKVCSNSIENEMQKKAEELSSQGKTPLFFVEDEKLLGIIAVADVLKEDSVQAVQELKGLGLNVVLLTGDNQRTALAIAKNAQIEEVIAGVLPDGKEKVIRALKEKGSVCMVGDGINDAPALTLADTGMAIGAGTDVALDAADVVLVKSQLTDVATSIRLSRKTLTNIHQNLFWAFFYNIILIPIAAGAYHHLFNLDMNPMFGAAAMSLSSFCVVMNALRLNFFRVKNIKHYKSIKNPEPKSFIIENNKDKNNTKESTMEKTLKIEGMMCQNCERHVKEALEKIDGVESATTSHEKKSAVVKLSKEVSDSQFEKAITDAGYKLVK, translated from the coding sequence ATGGATAAATATGAAGTTTCTGGAATGTCGTGTGCCGCCTGCGTCGCGAGAGTCGAAAAAGCAGTTTCAAAAGTAGAAGGTGTTTCTTCGTGCACGGTAAGCTTGCTTACAAATTCCATGGGTGTAGAAGGAAATGCAAACGGAAACGAAATAATCCAAGCTGTAAAAAATGCAGGCTACGATGCAAAGCCTCTAAACGATAGCGAAAAAAAATCAACTTCATCTTCTTCTTTAAACCAAACAGAGAAATTGCTAGAAAATAAAGAAACCCCAATCCTCGTAAAAAGGCTCATCTATTCTAGCGTGCTGCTTTTGGCACTTATGTATGTGAGCATGGGACGAGCGATGCTGAATTTTCCGCTTCCGTCGTGGTTTACAAAAGGTGGAACAAACTATGTTGCAATAGGACTTTTGCAGATGATTTTATCCGCAGTGATAATGCTGATAAATAAAAAATTTTTTGTAAGCGGTTTTAAAAGTCTCGTTCACGCTTCTCCAAATATGGATAGCCTTGTTGCAATGGGTTCTGGAGTTTCGTTCGTATATAGCACGATAATGCTCTTTGGAATGAGCGCAGCTGTCATGAACGGCGACAATGAAAAAATTCTTCATTATATGAAAAATCTTTATTTTGAAAGTGCCGCTATGATTGTAACGCTGATCACAATAGGAAAACTTTTAGAATCCGTTTCAAAAGGCCGCACAACTTCCGCTTTAAAAAGCCTGATGAAACTCGCACCAAAAACAGCAACTGTCATACGAGATGGCAACGAAGTTGAAATTCAAATTGAAGATGTTCGAAAAGAGGATATTTTTGTCGTTCGCCCAGGAGAAAATATTCCAGTCGACGGAATAATAATTGAAGGCAATACAGCGATAAATGAATCCGCCTTGACAGGAGAGTCGATTCCTGTTGATAAAAAAGAAGGCGATGAAGTTTCTGCCGCAACGACAAATCAGACAGGTTTTATAAAATGCAGGGCAAGCAGAGTTGGAGAAGATACAACGCTTTCACAAATAATACGCATGGTAAGCGATGCCGCAGCGACTAAAGCACCGATAGCAAAAATTGCAGACAAGGTTTCTGGAGTTTTTGTTCCTGTTGTGATTTTAATTGCAACTATTACCTTTATAATTTGGCTTTTTGTCGGAGCAGAATTTTCGTTTGCACTTAGGCACGCAATCGCCGTTCTGGTTGTTTCTTGTCCGTGTGCACTAGGACTTGCAACTCCTGTAGCAATAATGGTCGGAAGCGGAGTTGCAGCAAAAAACGGAATTCTTTTTAAGACATCCTCTTCGCTTGAGCAGGCAGGAAGAACAAAGATTGTCGCTCTGGATAAAACTGGAACTCTCACAAAAGGTGAACCTGTCGTAACAGACATAGTTTTAAATGAAAATTCAAAAGATTCGAATATAGAAACATTCTTAAAAAAAGCGGCAAGCCTTGAATCAAAAAGTGAGCATCCGCTTGCAAAGGCCATCATTCAAAAAGCAAAAGACGAAAAAATCGAATTAAAAGAAGTAAAAGATTTTATCGCCCTTCCAGGATACGGTTTGAGTGCAACCTTAGACGGTAAAAAAATCGCTGGCGGAAATTTTGAATACATTTCAAAAGTCTGCTCAAATTCGATTGAAAATGAAATGCAAAAAAAAGCGGAAGAGCTTTCTTCACAAGGAAAAACTCCTCTGTTTTTTGTTGAGGATGAAAAACTGCTTGGAATAATTGCAGTTGCAGATGTTCTAAAGGAAGATAGCGTTCAGGCAGTTCAAGAATTAAAAGGCTTGGGTCTGAATGTAGTTCTTCTAACAGGCGACAACCAAAGGACAGCACTTGCAATAGCAAAAAATGCTCAGATAGAAGAAGTTATTGCAGGCGTTCTGCCAGACGGCAAGGAAAAAGTGATAAGAGCACTCAAAGAAAAAGGAAGCGTTTGCATGGTTGGCGACGGAATAAACGATGCTCCAGCGCTTACGCTTGCAGATACAGGCATGGCAATAGGAGCTGGAACTGATGTTGCCTTAGACGCTGCGGATGTGGTTCTTGTAAAAAGCCAGCTTACCGACGTTGCAACTTCTATCAGGTTGAGCCGAAAAACTCTGACGAATATTCATCAAAATTTGTTTTGGGCATTTTTTTACAACATAATACTCATTCCAATCGCAGCAGGTGCCTATCATCATCTTTTCAACCTGGATATGAATCCTATGTTTGGAGCGGCCGCAATGAGCCTTTCAAGTTTTTGTGTTGTCATGAATGCTCTACGATTAAATTTTTTTAGAGTAAAAAATATAAAACATTATAAAAGCATAAAAAATCCTGAACCAAAAAGTTTTATAATTGAAAACAACAAAGATAAAAACAATACAAAGGAGTCCACAATGGAAAAAACATTAAAAATCGAAGGCATGATGTGCCAGAATTGCGAAAGGCATGTAAAAGAAGCCTTGGAAAAAATCGACGGAGTTGAATCTGCAACAACAAGCCACGAAAAAAAGAGTGCAGTTGTAAAACTTTCAAAAGAAGTTTCGGATTCACAATTTGAAAAAGCGATTACGGATGCAGGCTACAAACTTGTAAAATAA